In one window of bacterium DNA:
- a CDS encoding serine hydrolase, which produces MSTVKTDIPIHGTCDAAYKAIEEVFRENFATREEVGAAVCVYRDGEKVVDLWGGYADKERTQPWEENTIVIMHSIAKSMCALCVHTLIDKGLVDLEAPVAAYWPEFAQAGKEKVLVRHAISHSCGVIFNDAAPKGSWFDYPAHVKAIEVQEPAWEPGTEGAYNSINIGFILGEIVRRVSGKTIGTFLREEVTGPLGADYNIGLRPDEAARVSDTIFNPENGFWKRAQDPTLPLARAQHSKPDVDDMQNSPQMREGELPSFGGHGNARAMARIYGMLACGGEIGGVRILSEAYVRGLPNLQWEKDDQKMVGRYVRMGLGFWLNEPTFMPMGKNMSAFGHPGSGGAVGYADPERRLSFSYSPNFQREGVGMGIRCTSLMQAAAEIK; this is translated from the coding sequence ATGTCCACGGTCAAGACGGATATCCCCATTCACGGCACATGCGATGCCGCTTACAAGGCGATCGAAGAAGTCTTCCGCGAGAACTTCGCCACCCGCGAGGAAGTGGGAGCCGCCGTCTGCGTTTACCGGGACGGGGAAAAGGTGGTGGACCTCTGGGGGGGCTACGCCGACAAAGAGCGGACGCAGCCCTGGGAGGAGAACACCATTGTCATCATGCATTCGATCGCCAAGAGCATGTGCGCGCTCTGCGTGCATACCCTCATTGACAAGGGCCTCGTCGATCTGGAGGCGCCGGTGGCGGCCTACTGGCCTGAGTTCGCCCAGGCGGGGAAAGAGAAAGTCCTCGTCCGGCACGCGATCAGCCACTCGTGCGGCGTCATCTTCAACGACGCGGCCCCGAAGGGCTCCTGGTTCGACTATCCGGCCCACGTGAAGGCGATCGAGGTGCAGGAGCCTGCCTGGGAGCCCGGGACGGAGGGCGCCTACAACTCGATCAACATCGGCTTCATCCTCGGGGAGATCGTCCGCCGGGTGTCGGGGAAGACGATCGGGACTTTTCTCCGCGAGGAGGTGACCGGCCCCCTGGGGGCGGACTACAACATCGGCCTTAGGCCGGACGAGGCGGCCCGGGTGTCCGACACGATCTTCAACCCGGAAAACGGCTTCTGGAAGCGGGCGCAGGACCCCACCCTCCCGCTGGCGCGGGCCCAGCACTCAAAGCCCGATGTGGACGACATGCAAAACTCCCCCCAGATGCGCGAGGGCGAGTTGCCCTCCTTCGGCGGTCACGGCAACGCGCGGGCGATGGCGCGCATCTACGGGATGCTGGCCTGCGGCGGCGAGATCGGCGGGGTCCGCATTCTCAGCGAGGCGTACGTCCGGGGGCTGCCCAACCTCCAGTGGGAGAAGGACGATCAGAAGATGGTGGGCCGCTACGTCCGCATGGGGCTGGGCTTCTGGCTCAACGAGCCGACGTTCATGCCCATGGGGAAGAATATGAGCGCCTTCGGCCATCCCGGATCGGGCGGGGCGGTGGGCTACGCCGACCCCGAGCGGCGGCTCTCGTTCAGCTATTCGCCGAATTTCCAGCGCGAGGGGGTGGGGATGGGCATTCGCTGCACCTCGCTCATGCAGGCGGCGGCGGAGATCAAATAG
- a CDS encoding SDR family NAD(P)-dependent oxidoreductase produces MARDRGLAGKVALVTGAGRGIGLGIARCLAEEGMHLALADVSLPGVEQAAEEIAALGVKAVPLACDVLEEASCQAAVNETIERLGGLHTLVNNAGVLGGPDLHLGLMNITAEDWDAAFRVNVRGIFFMIRSATAHFKAQKEGCIINISSRAGKDGRLLNPQYSSSKAAVINLTQALAREFAPSGVTVNAVCPGVIWSAMWEKLAGLMVKENPKLAGLSAREVFDDIVRQTPMGLAQTPEDIGRAVAFLASADARTITGQALSVDSGSVMH; encoded by the coding sequence ATGGCGAGAGATCGGGGGCTGGCAGGAAAAGTGGCGCTCGTCACGGGCGCGGGCCGCGGCATCGGCCTCGGCATCGCGCGGTGTTTGGCCGAGGAGGGGATGCACCTGGCCCTGGCCGATGTCTCCCTTCCGGGGGTGGAGCAGGCTGCGGAGGAGATTGCGGCCCTGGGCGTCAAGGCGGTCCCCCTGGCATGTGATGTGCTGGAGGAGGCCTCCTGCCAGGCCGCCGTGAATGAAACGATCGAGCGCCTCGGAGGGCTGCACACCCTGGTGAACAACGCGGGCGTTCTGGGCGGACCCGATCTGCACCTGGGGCTGATGAACATCACTGCCGAGGATTGGGACGCGGCCTTCCGCGTCAACGTCCGGGGTATTTTCTTCATGATCCGCTCGGCCACTGCGCACTTCAAGGCGCAAAAGGAAGGGTGCATCATCAACATCTCCTCGCGTGCCGGGAAGGACGGCCGGCTCTTGAACCCGCAGTACAGCTCGAGCAAGGCGGCGGTCATCAACCTGACCCAGGCGCTGGCACGGGAGTTCGCTCCCTCGGGCGTCACGGTCAACGCGGTGTGCCCGGGCGTCATCTGGAGCGCGATGTGGGAAAAGCTGGCGGGCCTGATGGTGAAGGAAAATCCCAAGCTGGCCGGGCTTTCCGCCCGGGAGGTCTTCGATGATATTGTCCGGCAGACGCCGATGGGACTGGCCCAGACCCCGGAGGATATCGGCCGGGCGGTGGCTTTTTTGGCGAGCGCGGATGCGCGGACCATCACCGGGCAGGCGCTCTCGGTCGATTCCGGTTCCGTAATGCATTAA
- a CDS encoding M23 family metallopeptidase: MTKRDYTILMIPSDKSGTRRFTLSRRFLVISSVVLMALMGLSGILIMDRIHLESKVSRLIPLEERAAAQSELLDRFRNRLRQVDQQLGRLRSFESQLRVMASLQPNKRNNDLGVGGVSKGDIIGRVGKLGPGERRLAFRLDRQFKDIESRAEMQKDGFGDLLRAFREKRVSLAHTPSILPVKGWLTSGFGRRKSAFTGRQEFHSGIDIVARRGTPITAPADGIVIKARREVGYGKTVEIRHMQGIITRFAHNHKLFVQVGQRVQRGDVIAAVGSTGRSTGPHLHYEVRLNGIAVNPLLYIVDWDFARR; this comes from the coding sequence TTGACGAAGCGCGACTATACGATTCTGATGATTCCCAGCGACAAGAGTGGCACCCGGCGGTTTACGCTCTCGCGGAGATTCCTGGTCATCAGCTCTGTCGTCTTGATGGCTTTGATGGGGCTGAGTGGCATCCTCATCATGGACAGGATCCATCTCGAATCAAAGGTCAGCCGCCTGATTCCGCTAGAGGAGCGGGCCGCCGCCCAGAGCGAGCTTCTCGATCGGTTCCGCAACCGCTTGCGGCAGGTGGATCAGCAGCTCGGCCGCCTGCGCAGCTTTGAGTCCCAGCTTCGCGTCATGGCGTCGCTGCAGCCGAATAAGCGGAACAACGATCTCGGCGTCGGCGGCGTCAGCAAGGGCGATATCATCGGGCGCGTGGGCAAGCTGGGTCCCGGCGAGCGGCGCCTTGCCTTCCGGCTCGACCGGCAGTTCAAGGATATCGAATCCCGGGCAGAGATGCAGAAGGACGGCTTCGGCGACCTGCTCCGGGCGTTCCGGGAAAAACGCGTTTCTCTCGCGCACACCCCTTCCATTCTTCCGGTCAAGGGTTGGCTGACCTCCGGGTTCGGCCGCCGCAAATCAGCTTTTACCGGCCGCCAGGAGTTTCACTCCGGGATTGACATCGTGGCCCGGCGCGGAACCCCGATCACCGCGCCCGCCGATGGCATCGTCATCAAGGCGCGGCGGGAAGTGGGCTACGGCAAGACCGTTGAAATTCGCCATATGCAGGGCATCATCACCCGCTTCGCCCACAACCATAAACTCTTTGTCCAGGTCGGGCAGCGCGTTCAGCGCGGCGATGTGATTGCAGCGGTGGGGAGCACGGGCCGCTCGACGGGTCCCCACCTGCACTACGAAGTGCGGTTGAACGGCATTGCCGTCAATCCGCTTCTGTATATCGTAGACTGGGACTTCGCCCGCAGGTAG
- a CDS encoding fumarylacetoacetate hydrolase family protein, with translation MVRLLTYDYRGVQRVGVYVGEKVVHLSRLCGLLGRPDMDIRSMRALIEKWDAIGPAMHDFIAEAEKNTAKLAPVLMDPADVTFLPPVPNPPKQVLCMGLNYKDHVAEGLKAKDVKTEKVELDQPIFFTKAPTTLIGHGAPTPRHACTEKLDYEAELVVIIGKRGKNIPKEKVYDHIFGYCCGNDISARDLQRRHKQIFKGKTLDGSCPLGPYIVPKEDYGDPMNMKIGSRVNGEGRQRSNTNMMIHDIPAMISALSEGFTLEPGDIFMTGTPSGVGYAREVPTFLQPGDVVEIEVEGLGVLRNPIVEGD, from the coding sequence ATGGTGAGACTGTTGACGTACGACTACCGGGGCGTCCAGCGCGTGGGCGTTTATGTGGGGGAGAAAGTGGTGCATCTCTCGCGCCTTTGCGGCCTGCTGGGCCGGCCGGATATGGACATCCGCTCCATGCGCGCCCTGATTGAAAAATGGGATGCCATCGGGCCCGCCATGCACGATTTCATCGCCGAGGCTGAGAAAAACACCGCCAAGCTGGCCCCCGTCCTCATGGATCCGGCCGATGTGACGTTTCTGCCTCCGGTGCCGAATCCCCCGAAGCAGGTCCTTTGCATGGGGCTGAACTACAAGGATCATGTCGCGGAGGGCCTCAAAGCCAAGGACGTGAAAACCGAGAAGGTCGAGCTCGATCAGCCCATCTTCTTCACGAAGGCCCCCACGACCCTCATCGGCCACGGCGCGCCGACCCCCCGCCACGCCTGCACGGAAAAGCTCGACTACGAGGCCGAGTTGGTGGTCATCATCGGCAAGCGCGGAAAGAACATCCCCAAGGAGAAGGTCTACGATCACATCTTCGGCTACTGCTGCGGCAACGACATCTCCGCCCGCGACCTTCAGCGGCGGCACAAGCAGATATTCAAGGGAAAGACCCTTGATGGAAGCTGCCCGCTCGGCCCCTACATCGTTCCGAAGGAAGACTACGGCGACCCGATGAACATGAAGATCGGGAGCCGGGTGAACGGAGAGGGCCGCCAGAGATCGAACACGAACATGATGATCCACGACATCCCCGCGATGATTTCAGCCCTCTCGGAGGGCTTCACCCTTGAGCCGGGTGACATTTTCATGACCGGGACGCCCTCGGGCGTAGGCTACGCCCGCGAGGTGCCGACGTTCCTGCAGCCCGGAGATGTCGTGGAAATCGAGGTCGAGGGACTGGGTGTCCTTCGCAATCCTATCGTTGAAGGCGATTAG
- a CDS encoding carboxymuconolactone decarboxylase family protein, with translation MSADEKYYASAIRRGDTQYGKGYTEKLFERLNALDPGFSMIMQQSIHGGLYDREVIPHKVRELCAISALLVTGRFSQLRSHFTAAQSYGAEDKEILEVILQMFTYIGAPAVLEGIKVFEAWTSSGKAMSGYGTGEK, from the coding sequence ATGAGTGCTGACGAGAAATACTACGCGTCTGCCATTCGGCGCGGAGATACGCAGTACGGTAAGGGTTACACGGAAAAACTTTTCGAGCGCCTGAATGCGCTCGACCCCGGATTCTCGATGATTATGCAGCAGAGCATCCACGGCGGGCTCTACGACCGCGAGGTGATCCCCCACAAGGTGCGCGAGCTGTGCGCCATCTCCGCCCTTTTGGTCACGGGGCGCTTCTCCCAACTCCGCTCGCACTTCACCGCGGCGCAGAGCTATGGAGCGGAAGACAAGGAAATTCTGGAAGTTATCCTGCAAATGTTCACCTATATTGGAGCTCCCGCCGTCCTCGAGGGGATCAAGGTGTTCGAGGCCTGGACGAGCAGCGGAAAGGCCATGTCCGGCTACGGCACGGGAGAGAAATAG